TCGGTTTTACTTTTCTCTTTTTCATCAGTCGGTTTGGTATCAGGCTTGGTTCAGTTTCACTTCCCAGGTCAGCTGCGTATTGCCCTGGCGCAGGGTTTCGGCTACGGAGCAGTATTTGTTCATGGAAAGTTCCACGGCGCGGACGGCTTTGTCAGCGTCCACTTTGCCTGTGATATGAAATACAATATGCGCTTTTTCCCAGAGCGACGGCTCTTTTCCCTTCTCGCGGTCGGCTTCGATCTCGATCCGGAAATCGGTGATTTCCTGGCGTTGCTTCTTGAGGATCATCACCACATCGATGGCTGAACATCCGCCGAGGCCCATGATGAGCATCTGCATGGGGCGGATGCCGTTGTTCTTGCCACCGTTTTCTACGGAGGAGTCCATTAATACCTTGTGACCCTGCTCGTCCACAGCTTCCATATTGAACCCGTCGTCTATGCGTTGTAAAGCGATCTTCATATCTATTTATTCGGTTTGATGTAAAATTAACAGTTATGCCGGTCTTCAAAGATAAAATATCTGTATGAATAACATAAGGATGACAAACGTGTTTTGTCATGGCGGATTTGTAAATGGCCGCCGACTTTTGTAGGTTTGCGCAAATTTTTTACGCCGTTGTCATTGCAGACCTTTCACAGCCGTCAGCCCTTCACGCTGGAATCCGGTGCGGTATTGCCGGGGATTGAGATTGCCTATCACACGTACGGGACCATGAGCCCGCACGGGGATAACGTAGTCTGGATCTGTCATGCCCTTACCGCGAATTCGGATGTGGCGGACTGGTGGACGGGCCTGGTGGGCGAAGGCAAGGTGATTGACCCGGCGCGGCATTTCATTGTGTGCGCCAATATCCTCGGTTCCTGCTACGGCAGTTCCGGGCCGTTGAGTGTGAACCCGGGTACCGGGGAGCCCTGGTACCGGAGTTTTCCCCAGGTCACCATCCGAGATATCGTACACGCGCACATCCTGCTCCGCAAACACCTGGGGATCAACCGGATCCACATGCTCGGCGGCGGTAGCATGGGCGGCTACCAGGTGCTGGAATGGTCGCTCATGGAGCCGGAACGTATCGGCAGGCTGTTTCTCCTTTGCACCGGCGCGGCCGAAAGCGCCTGGGGCATCGCCGTGCATACCTCACAGCGGCTCGCCATCGAGGCAGACGGCAGCTGGGAAGAACCCCGGAGGGACGCGGGCGCCAAGGGGCTGAAAGCCGCCCGCGCTATCGGTATGCTCACGTATCGGAATTACCAGACCTTCATGGCCGCCCAATCCGACCCGGACAATGGCAAAACGGATAACTTCAAAGCTTCTTCCTATATCGTTTACCAGGGCGATAAGCTCGTGCGCCGTTTCAACGCGCAAAGCTACTGGACGCTGACCAAGGCGATGGACAGCCACAATATTTCCCGCCAGCGCCACACCGATGTGGCCACCACCCTGCGCCAGATCGAACAGCCTACCCTCCTGATCGGGATCACGAGCGATATCCTCTGCCCGCCGGAAGAGCAGATGCTGCTGGCCCGCCACATGCATAACTGCATCTACCACGAAATCGATTCTCCCTACGGGCACGACGGCTTCCTGATCGAATTCGAGAAAATCGGCCGGATTCTCCGGGAGTTCCTGGGGTTTGCGTAACCTTTCCACCCATAATTTTCCTTTGCGTATTAGCTGAGTCAAATTGATTTGATGACGCCGGTCATCCATGCACTACCCCTATTTTTTAATAGAAAAATTTTTGGTTTTCGAAAAAAATCTTAACTTCTCTGTAACAACTGATACAAATCCATAACCTGTTAATTATCAATCACCAGATACCTTAACCTGCGCCTTTCCGATCACCAAATTCTCACTTATGAAAGTATGTAGACAAAGTTTATGCTTATTGGCCGCTTTGCTGGTATTCTTTTGCCACAATGCCCTGGCCCAGACCCAACACACCATCAACGGAACCGTAACAGACGCCACCACCCGGCAGGCCCTGCCTGGTGTTACTGTATCGGTAAAAGGAGCCAATGCAGGCGGGGTAACGAATCAAAACGGCGAGTTCTCCGTTCGCACCACCCAACGGCTACCCATGACGCTGGTGTTTTCTTATGTAGGTTATAAGCCGGTCGAGCAAACGGTAACGGATCCTTCCGTATCAGTGAACGTGCAACTGACTTCTACGGAAATTTTGGGGCAGGAAGTGGTGGTATCGGCCAACCGTACCGCCCAGAGTATCCTGGACGCGCCTGTTTCTATCGAAAAGCTGGACAGCAGGACCATCAAAGCCTCCCCCGCTCCTACTTTCTATGATGCGCTGGCCAATATGAAAGGTGTGGAACTGAGCACCCAGAGCCTTACTTTCAAATCCGTCAATACCCGCGGTTTCAACAGTAACGGTAACACGCGCATGTTGCAGCTGATTGATGGTATGGACAACCAGGCTCCCGGCCTCAATTTCTCCGTGGGCAACATCGTGGGCATCACCGAGCTGGATATGGACAACGTGGAAGTACTGCCCGGCGCGGCTTCGGCGCTCTACGGCCCGAACGCCCTCAATGGTATCGTGCTCCTGAACAGCAAAAGCCCCTTCCAGTACCAGGGCCTCAGCGCCAATATCAAGTCCGGCATCCTGAGCGACGGCGGCCGGAGCAAAGGCACCACCGGATATTATGATGTGGCGGTGCGTTATGCCAAAGCCATCAACGACAAGTTCGCGTTTAAAGTGAACCTGGGATATATCAAAGCGGACGACTGGCAGGCTTATGACGACCGCGACCAGAGCCTGCTCAACGGTTACGACCTCAAATCCGGCAACCGCAGCAACCCCGGTTACAACGGCGTCAATATTTACGGCGACGAAACGAACGTCAATATGTACCAGGGCCTGAAAGGCACCGCCTTTACGCCCGGCAACCCGCTGTCGGACGGCATCCTGGCTATTTCCGGCGCCACCGGTGGCCTCATTACCCCGCAGCAAATCTACCAGGCATTTATGCCCGACAGCGCGCGCTCTTTCGTTTCCCGTACGGGGTACAACGAGCGCGATCTGGCCGATTACGAGACCAAGAATCTGAAAGCTAACGTGGCGCTGCATTACAAATTCAACACCAACCTGGAATTGCTCGCACAAGGGAGTTATGGTACAGGAACCACGGTATACACCGGGGCCGACCGTTATTCCATCAAGAATTTCCGGATGGGGCAATATAAAATCGAACTGAGGGCCGATAATTTCTATGTTCGCGCTTACACCACGCAGGAGCGCTCCGGCGATTCCTACGCCGTGGGTACGCTCGGCCAGGGGATCAACGAAGCCTGGAGCCCCAGCCGTGAAAAATGGTTCCCGGAGTACTTCGGCAACTACGCAACACAAGGTTTTGGCACTTTCGCCACCACCTTCCAGCAGGCTTTACAGGGTGGGCAGAGTCCCGCGCAAGCTTTCGCCACAGCTACCGCAGCTGCGAAAAACGGCAGCCCTGCGTTCCACATGGCAGCGCGGGAGTTTGCTGACCAGGACCGCCTCATGCCCGGCACACAAGGGTTCAAAGACGCTGCCGACAAAATCAAAAGCAAACCCATCCCTGGCGATGCCAATGGCGTGGGCGCGCGGTTCATGGACAAAACAAACCTCTACCAGGGCGAGTTCATGTACAACTTCAAGAACCAGATCAGCTTCATGGAACTGATGGTCGGTGGTAATTACCGCGTGTATGCCCTCAACTCCGATAAGACGCTTTTCGCGCTGGATGATAACGGCGACGAGTTCCGCATCAATGAATACGGCGGTTATGTACAAGTCGGCAAAAAACTCCTGGAAGACAACCTGAAACTGAGCGCGGCATTGCGATACGACAAGAACGAAAACTTTGAGGGACAGTTCAGCCCCCGTTTATCGGCTGTGTATACTTTCCTCAAGAACCACAACGTGCGCGCATCGTTCCAGACCGGTTTCCGCATTCCACACTGCCAGGACCAGTACATCGACCTGCTGACGCCGCAGGCCCGCCTGCTCGGCGGCCTCCCCTTCCTGCGCGAGCGCTACGGCCTCAACGGTCCCAATGTCTTCTCACTGGAATCCATCCAGGCAGGCGCGCCCAAGCAATATAACTTCCGGGAATTCAAGCCCGAGAAAGTGGAAGCCTTCGAAATTGGCTATAAGGCGCTGATCAGCAGCAAACTGCTCATCGACGCATATGTGTATACCAATACCTTCAAGAACTTCAACGGCAGCCAGGTGCTCGTGAAAGTGACGCCGGCTGGTCAGGAAGTGTACAGCGTACCTGTGAACTTCGAGAAAAATATCAAATCCTGGGGATGGGCGCTGGGCCTGGATTACCGCCTGCCCTCCAACTTCACCTTCGGCGGCAACGTGTCTTACAACCGGCTGTTGGACGAAGAATCGCTCGGCGGCTTCCAGGCGATGTACAACACGCCGCGCTACCGTTACAACATCAACTTCGGCAACCGCAACATCGCGCGGAGCAACTTCGGGTTCAACGTGTCCTGGCGCTGGCAGGAAGCCTTTGTTTGGTCTTCCTCGTTCGTGGGCCCGCTGGTGCGCGTGAACAACCTCGGCGAGATGCCCGCCATCGGCGCGCTCGACGCACAGGTGTCTTACCTTTTTGTGCAACCGAAAATCACGCTTAAAATCGGCGGCGCGAACCTGACCGGGAATAAATACATCCAGTCCTGGGGCAACCCCACGGTGGGGACGCAGGCCTATGCCTCCATCGGTTACAACCTGTAATTTTTTCAGATTTGCCATAATAGCGAAGGCCCCGGTTTTATACCGGGGCCTTCTTTGTTGTAACCCTCATGAGTTGCCTCAGGAGTATCTTTACACGTTGAAACGGAAATGCATCACATCGCCGTCGCTAACGATATATTCTTTGCCTTCGATCCGCAGGCGGCCGTTGTCGCGGGCTGCGGATTCGGAGCCGAATTTCACATAGTCTTCGTAACCGATCACCTCGGCTTTGATGAAACCTTTTTCGAAATCGGTGTGGATCACGCTGGCGGCCTGCGGGGCTTTCCAGCCGCGGTGGATCGTCCAGGCGCGTACTTCCTGCACGCCGGCGGTGAAGTACGTAATCAGGTTGAGGAGTTTATACGCGGAGCGGATCAGGCGGTTGAGGCCGGGCTCGGTGAGGCCATACTCGGAGAAGAAAAGCTCCTTGTCGGTGGGGTCTTCCAGCTCGCTTATCTGCGCTTCGATGGAATTGTTCATGATAATCACTTCGGCGTTCTCGGCTTTCACAGCTTCCTGGAGCGCTTCAGAGAATTTGTTGCCGGTGAGGATGGACGCTTCGTCGACATTGGCGACGTAAAGCACGGGTTTGTCGGTCAGCAGGAAGAGATCGGCGATGGCGGATTTTTCTTCTTTGCTGAGACCGAGTTCGCGGATGTTGCGGCCTTGTTCGAGGAATTCCTGGCAGCGTTTGAGGATTTCGAATTCGGCTTTTGCTTTGGGATCGCCGCCGGTTTTCGCCATTTTCTCGCTGCGGGCGATTTTCTTCTCCACGCTTTCGAGGTCTTTCAGCTGCAGTTCGGTATCGATGATGCCTTTGTCGGCCACGGGATTGATGGGGCCTTCGTCGCGAAGGATGTTCTCGTCTTCGAAGCAGCGGATCACGTGCACGATGGCGTCTACCTCGCGGATGTTGGCCAGGAACTTGTTGCCGAGGCCGTCACCCTTGCTGGCGCCTTTTACGAGGCCGGCGATGTCCACAAACTCCATCGTGGTGGGCACGGTGCGGTTGGGTTTCACGAGCTCGGCGAGCTTGTCGATGCGCTCGTCGGGCACATCCACCAGCCCCACATTGGGTTCGATGGTGCAGAAGCGGTAGTTGCTCGCTTCGGCTTTCGCGCTGTTGGATACAGCATTAAACAAGGTAGACTTCCCTACGTTCGGTAAACCGACAATTCCTGCTTGCAAGGCCATTTTTTCAAAAATTTGCGCAAAGATATGAAAATCATTCTACATTTCAGTAACACTTGCGGTCGCACTGAATTCCGTCAGTTACATATCACAATTTTATGGCTGAGATGGAATGAAATACGTATTTTGGCCGCTTAATACCCTTAAATACCAGGACTTTCTATGGCCTTAAACTACGTCTGGATCGCTTTTTTCGTGATTTCCTTCGCGGTAGCGCTGTTTCGCCTTGTTTTCATGGGCGATGCGGAAATATTCGGCAAAATGACCACTTCCCTTTTTGAAAGCGGGAAGACGGGCGCCGAGCTGGCGTTGGGTTTGACGGGCATGATGGCCTTCTGGCTGGGGATCATGAAGATCGGTGAGCGCGCGGGGATGATCGCCTTGTTTGCAAAGGGCGTCAATCCGCTGTTCAGCCGGCTTTTTCCCGGCATCCCGAAAGGCGATCCGGCAATGGGCTCGGTGGTGATGAACTTCAGCGCCAACGCGCTCGGGCTCGACAATGCGGCCACGCCCATGGGGCTCAAGGCGATGAAGGAACTGCAGGAGCTGAATCCGCAAAAGGATACGGCGAGCAATGCGCAAATCATGTTTTTGGTGCTGAATACGGCGGGCATCACGATGATACCCACGGCGGTGATGGCCATGCGGCTCACGCAGGGCGCCGCCAACCCGGCGGATATCTTCATCCCCACGATGATCGGTACTTTTATTTCGTTTATTTCCGGGATGATCGCGGTAGCCGTTTACCAGCGGATCAACCTGTTTAGGTTGCCGGTATTGATTTTTGTGGGAGGATTCATCGGGCTGATGGCCCTCCTCTTTTTATGGATGCGCAATATGCCGTCTGAGGAAATCGCCGTGAAAACGGCCTTGCTCGGCGGGATCATCATCTTTTCAGTGATCGTTTCCTTTCTGCTCGTGGCTTTCCGGCAGAAAATCAATGTGTATGACGCGTTCATCGACGGTGCCAAGGAAGGGTTTACGACGGCGGTGATGATCATCCCCTATCTCGTGGCGATCCTGGTGGGCATCGCGGTATTCCGCGCATCGGGGTGCCTGGATGTCATTATCAACGGCATTTCTTACCTCGTTGCCCTGGCCGGGCTCAACACGGATTTCGTGCCCGCCCTGCCCGTAGGGAT
Above is a genomic segment from Chitinophaga pollutisoli containing:
- a CDS encoding nucleoside recognition domain-containing protein, whose protein sequence is MALNYVWIAFFVISFAVALFRLVFMGDAEIFGKMTTSLFESGKTGAELALGLTGMMAFWLGIMKIGERAGMIALFAKGVNPLFSRLFPGIPKGDPAMGSVVMNFSANALGLDNAATPMGLKAMKELQELNPQKDTASNAQIMFLVLNTAGITMIPTAVMAMRLTQGAANPADIFIPTMIGTFISFISGMIAVAVYQRINLFRLPVLIFVGGFIGLMALLFLWMRNMPSEEIAVKTALLGGIIIFSVIVSFLLVAFRQKINVYDAFIDGAKEGFTTAVMIIPYLVAILVGIAVFRASGCLDVIINGISYLVALAGLNTDFVPALPVGIMKIFSGGGARGVMVELMETYGADSFVGRMGCIMQGSTETTFYVLALYFGSVNIKNTRYALTCGLIADVVGIIAAIIIGYIFFH
- a CDS encoding OsmC family protein, with amino-acid sequence MKIALQRIDDGFNMEAVDEQGHKVLMDSSVENGGKNNGIRPMQMLIMGLGGCSAIDVVMILKKQRQEITDFRIEIEADREKGKEPSLWEKAHIVFHITGKVDADKAVRAVELSMNKYCSVAETLRQGNTQLTWEVKLNQA
- the ychF gene encoding redox-regulated ATPase YchF; amino-acid sequence: MALQAGIVGLPNVGKSTLFNAVSNSAKAEASNYRFCTIEPNVGLVDVPDERIDKLAELVKPNRTVPTTMEFVDIAGLVKGASKGDGLGNKFLANIREVDAIVHVIRCFEDENILRDEGPINPVADKGIIDTELQLKDLESVEKKIARSEKMAKTGGDPKAKAEFEILKRCQEFLEQGRNIRELGLSKEEKSAIADLFLLTDKPVLYVANVDEASILTGNKFSEALQEAVKAENAEVIIMNNSIEAQISELEDPTDKELFFSEYGLTEPGLNRLIRSAYKLLNLITYFTAGVQEVRAWTIHRGWKAPQAASVIHTDFEKGFIKAEVIGYEDYVKFGSESAARDNGRLRIEGKEYIVSDGDVMHFRFNV
- the metX gene encoding homoserine O-acetyltransferase gives rise to the protein MSLQTFHSRQPFTLESGAVLPGIEIAYHTYGTMSPHGDNVVWICHALTANSDVADWWTGLVGEGKVIDPARHFIVCANILGSCYGSSGPLSVNPGTGEPWYRSFPQVTIRDIVHAHILLRKHLGINRIHMLGGGSMGGYQVLEWSLMEPERIGRLFLLCTGAAESAWGIAVHTSQRLAIEADGSWEEPRRDAGAKGLKAARAIGMLTYRNYQTFMAAQSDPDNGKTDNFKASSYIVYQGDKLVRRFNAQSYWTLTKAMDSHNISRQRHTDVATTLRQIEQPTLLIGITSDILCPPEEQMLLARHMHNCIYHEIDSPYGHDGFLIEFEKIGRILREFLGFA
- a CDS encoding TonB-dependent receptor, which gives rise to MKVCRQSLCLLAALLVFFCHNALAQTQHTINGTVTDATTRQALPGVTVSVKGANAGGVTNQNGEFSVRTTQRLPMTLVFSYVGYKPVEQTVTDPSVSVNVQLTSTEILGQEVVVSANRTAQSILDAPVSIEKLDSRTIKASPAPTFYDALANMKGVELSTQSLTFKSVNTRGFNSNGNTRMLQLIDGMDNQAPGLNFSVGNIVGITELDMDNVEVLPGAASALYGPNALNGIVLLNSKSPFQYQGLSANIKSGILSDGGRSKGTTGYYDVAVRYAKAINDKFAFKVNLGYIKADDWQAYDDRDQSLLNGYDLKSGNRSNPGYNGVNIYGDETNVNMYQGLKGTAFTPGNPLSDGILAISGATGGLITPQQIYQAFMPDSARSFVSRTGYNERDLADYETKNLKANVALHYKFNTNLELLAQGSYGTGTTVYTGADRYSIKNFRMGQYKIELRADNFYVRAYTTQERSGDSYAVGTLGQGINEAWSPSREKWFPEYFGNYATQGFGTFATTFQQALQGGQSPAQAFATATAAAKNGSPAFHMAAREFADQDRLMPGTQGFKDAADKIKSKPIPGDANGVGARFMDKTNLYQGEFMYNFKNQISFMELMVGGNYRVYALNSDKTLFALDDNGDEFRINEYGGYVQVGKKLLEDNLKLSAALRYDKNENFEGQFSPRLSAVYTFLKNHNVRASFQTGFRIPHCQDQYIDLLTPQARLLGGLPFLRERYGLNGPNVFSLESIQAGAPKQYNFREFKPEKVEAFEIGYKALISSKLLIDAYVYTNTFKNFNGSQVLVKVTPAGQEVYSVPVNFEKNIKSWGWALGLDYRLPSNFTFGGNVSYNRLLDEESLGGFQAMYNTPRYRYNINFGNRNIARSNFGFNVSWRWQEAFVWSSSFVGPLVRVNNLGEMPAIGALDAQVSYLFVQPKITLKIGGANLTGNKYIQSWGNPTVGTQAYASIGYNL